One window from the genome of Diabrotica virgifera virgifera chromosome 6, PGI_DIABVI_V3a encodes:
- the LOC126886482 gene encoding uncharacterized protein LOC126886482 has translation MAGLGETCSHVATILFYLHLRPNTKDESKIACTERLASWPIPPVRNVSMVTVSNMVWTQKQKAGSLAVAGPSTSARPSKQEHFSMTKRQTETLLRKLIKGGGSPAICRLMEPFASEMEQRDCAKNPNDLPETYESWYDEDMRNKRYEEILSISKNKVMNITGKQIENVEVYTRDQSQNNVWFKFRAGRITASKFKSVYRTSIENPSLTVIKGVCYPQKVIFYSRQTSYGLKHEKITLEDYESAMKQLHQNLSIRSTGFFISKSDPEFGASPDALVLCDCCGQGCVEVKCPYLLKSDLTFEQFAVLKNTCLILNNQNITLDKKHAYYYQCQLQMFVTKSKYFDFIVWSKDNIFIERIF, from the exons ATGGCTGGGTTGGGTGAAACATGCAGTCACGTAGCAACAATTTTGTTTTACCTTCATCTTAGACCAAACACGAAGGATGAATCAAAAATTGCATGTACAGAACGTCTGGCTTCTTGGCCTATTCCACCAGTGAGAAATGTGTCTATGGTGACAGTGAGTAACATGGTGTGGACTCAGAAACAAAAAGCAGGTTCTTTGGCAGTGGCAGGACCTTCGACATCAGCAAGACCTTCAAAGCAAGAGCATTTTTCCATGACCAAAAGGCAAACTGAAACTTTATTAAGAAAATTGATAAAAGGTGGAGGTTCTCCAGCAATTTGCCGTCTAATGGAACCTTTTGCTTCAGAAATGGAACAAAGAGACTGCGCTAAAAATCCTAATGATTTGCCCGAGACTTATGAATCGTGGTATGATGAAGATATGAGAAACAAAAGATACGAAGAGATTTTAAGCATTTCCAAGAACAAGGTTATGAACATTACAGGAAAACAAATTGAAAATGTTGAAGTGTATACCAGAGATCAATCTCAAAATAATGTATGGTTTAAATTTAGAGCTGGACGAATCACCGCTTCAAAATTCAAATCAGTTTACAGAACTTCTATAGAAAACCCTTCACTTACGGTCATAAAGGGAGTTTGTTATCCtcaaaaagtcatattttattCGAGGCAAACTTCCTATGGCTTGAAGCATGAAAAAATAA CGCTTGAAGATTATGAAAGTGCCATGAAGCAGCTGCATCAGAATCTAAGTATTAGATCAACAggattttttatttccaaaagtGATCCCGAGTTTGGTGCTTCACCTGATGCATTAGTGCTTTGTGACTGTTGTGGACAAGGTTGTGTAGAAGTGAAATGTccttatttattaaaatcagactTAACTTTTGAACAATTTGCAGTGCTAAAAAATACATGTCTTATCTTGAACAATCAAAATATTACCTTAGACAAAAaacatgcatattattaccagtGCCAGTTACAAATGTTTGtaacaaaaagtaaatatttcgaCTTCATTGTGTGGTCAAAAGACAATATTTTCATTGAAAGAATCTtttaa